The following coding sequences lie in one Brevibacterium marinum genomic window:
- the mca gene encoding mycothiol conjugate amidase Mca → MTSLPYHGLRLLTVHAHPDDESSKGAATSAKYASLGARVLIASMTGGEAGDILNPALLQSPKATRDIAGLRREEMATAAAALGAEHVWVGHVDSGLPDGDFDNQTPPGCFYRVPDEVAMLPLVHIIRTFRPQVVTTYDELGGYPHPDHIKNHAVTMAAVDVAGDPDRYPELGEPWRVEKVYYNQDLSAKKWVTIHEKMTEAGLESPFADHIEDFKKRDAQRVNWLSTRIDCGEFFASRDRALLSHATQIDPEGGFFSASRKAARTYWPTEEFELAIDNTGRTPLTPGVDFQETDLFASVTMDDGRKVPAQGMLPAAPDNDDEGAAGESA, encoded by the coding sequence ATGACTTCGCTTCCGTACCATGGACTGCGTCTGCTGACGGTGCACGCTCATCCGGACGACGAATCCTCGAAAGGTGCGGCCACGAGCGCGAAGTACGCCTCCCTCGGGGCGCGTGTCCTCATCGCCTCCATGACCGGTGGCGAAGCCGGAGACATCCTCAACCCGGCACTTCTGCAGAGCCCGAAGGCCACCCGCGACATCGCGGGCCTGCGCCGCGAGGAGATGGCGACGGCCGCGGCCGCCCTCGGCGCCGAGCACGTGTGGGTCGGTCACGTCGATTCGGGTCTGCCGGACGGAGACTTCGACAATCAGACCCCTCCCGGATGTTTCTACCGTGTGCCCGATGAGGTCGCCATGCTGCCGCTGGTCCACATCATCCGCACCTTCCGCCCGCAGGTCGTGACGACCTATGACGAACTGGGCGGCTACCCCCATCCCGATCACATCAAGAACCATGCCGTGACCATGGCTGCGGTCGATGTCGCCGGCGATCCGGATCGGTACCCGGAACTCGGCGAACCCTGGCGCGTCGAGAAGGTCTACTACAATCAGGACCTGTCGGCGAAGAAGTGGGTGACGATCCACGAGAAGATGACCGAAGCCGGCCTCGAATCTCCCTTCGCCGACCACATCGAGGACTTCAAGAAGCGCGATGCGCAGCGAGTGAACTGGTTGAGCACGCGGATCGACTGCGGAGAGTTCTTCGCCTCCCGTGACCGTGCACTCCTGTCCCATGCCACTCAGATCGACCCCGAGGGGGGATTCTTCTCGGCTTCGCGGAAGGCCGCGAGAACGTACTGGCCGACAGAGGAGTTCGAGCTCGCGATCGACAACACCGGTCGGACTCCGCTCACGCCCGGCGTCGACTTCCAAGAGACCGATCTCTTCGCTTCG
- a CDS encoding DUF4307 domain-containing protein yields MTEVTVDRPLHDDRYGRIREPKRRLGRNAKIIAGVIIAALIVAIAFVAFRPQTTPTTPKTLDYSVVDSSSTQVTVALFPDRDRDVHCIVQATNEYEAVVGFTEVTLPADSDADPHSPKKMNIDLATTQLAASGHADSCWFE; encoded by the coding sequence ATGACTGAGGTAACAGTGGACAGACCACTGCACGATGATCGATACGGTCGGATCCGCGAACCCAAACGGCGTCTGGGTCGCAACGCCAAGATCATCGCCGGAGTCATCATCGCTGCCCTGATCGTCGCGATTGCGTTCGTGGCCTTCCGCCCGCAGACCACCCCCACGACTCCCAAGACCCTCGATTATTCAGTTGTCGACTCTTCGTCAACACAGGTCACAGTGGCATTATTTCCCGACCGGGATCGAGATGTTCACTGCATCGTCCAGGCGACGAACGAGTACGAGGCCGTGGTCGGCTTCACCGAGGTCACTCTGCCCGCCGACTCGGACGCAGACCCCCACTCCCCCAAGAAGATGAACATCGACCTGGCCACGACTCAGCTCGCCGCGTCCGGCCACGCCGATTCCTGTTGGTTCGAATAG